CTAAAGTAAATCCTGAGGCACGAGTTAATCGAGCACTGCTCGATCGTGCCGTAAGACGAGAAACTGTGTTTCGAGTGTGAGAGTCTTTAAAGCCACGCTTTGTCTGAGCGCAAGACGAAGAGCTTTGCTCGGAGTAACCTCTCATCATCTGCTCCGATCGTGCAGCAAGATGAGAAACTGGACTTCTCGAGCGAAGATATTTATTTTTTATCATTATTTTGCTTTCATTGGATAATTAAAAAATACCAAGTGGGTAATACCATTTTGAACTTTCCCTTTATCAGAATCATATAAGCTAATTTGCAAATCTACTTTCTGAACATTCGGGCTGACTGTAGATTCAGCAGATTTATCAATCTGCCAGGTTTCACCTTGAGAAGTAACTTGCTTACTTTGAGTACCTTGAAGCCATTCTTGATTTATCTCCATTAAGGCAACTTCATTCATAGCCACAAACTGAGCTTTTGTTCTAAGAATTGCATTTGAGGTAGATTGGGTATATTGCATGGCCACTTTAGTTAATGCGACGGCAGCTACCGCAAAAATTGCTAAAGCTACCATTACCTCTAATAGAGTAAAGCCTTTAGATTTCATTTATTTTACCCAAATGATCAATCTGTATTTCTGAACCAATTGGTTTTTGTTCAAAGTAAAACTGTATTTTAACTGTTTTAGCTTCACCATTTCCAAACCAGATTAACTGCGGAGCCTGCCCGCCAATTAAATCTGTATTCGTAGCTTTTGAATAGGTTTGACCGTCTAGAGGTTGTACTGTAAACGATACATGTTTAGGCAATTCGCGCGTAGTAAATTCTGGGTATTTCTGCCAACGGTTTTTTAAATCTTGTACCTGTAATTTACTCTGATCGTGGTATTCATACAGCTCATAAGAAAATGGAGAAACGTCAGTTTCACTCATAGTAGATAGAGCTAAAACACGAGACTGATCAAGTGACTCTTTACCAATTTTATGTGCATCAAGCAAAAATAACTCTCTTGCTTGCATCGCTTTCTTTTGATCAACCCCACCTATATTAAGTACAACAAGAGAGGTCATAATCGTCATAATAACAATCACCACCATCACTTCAATGAGGGTAAAACCTTTTTGTGATTTAGGCGGTGATTGAGATTTCATATCGACCTATTAAGCATATTGCTCAGCAGTTTGTTTAGGTAAGGCTAATGCCTGATCAATATAAGCCACTCTTAAGGTGTCCCGTGAACCTAAATAGCGTTGGTAAAAACTTGAGTTGAGAATAGCTGCTGCACCATGAGTTAACGACCAAATAGAAGCCAGATAATCTCGAGTTGTCATATTGCTTTGAATCGATTCTAAATAGTGATCTGTCATGCGAATGATAATTCGTAATCGCTGTTTACGCACTTGATAAAGCTCATTAAAAAGGTGATGCACACCTTGAGCTGTAATCGAAAGTTTTTCCTCAATTTGATGAAATAAAACTGTCCGTTCAGGATGGTGTAAATGATGCAGCATAAAAAAGGCCAAATGTTCTGGAAAGGCCTTTTCAGTATCTTGAACCATTTCGAGTAACATACGTTCATTACGAATAATCAACAGCATGTACAATTCATCTTTACTTTGAAAGTGTTTGTACAAAGTTCCTTTTGCTAAATCAAGCTCAGCAGCCAAGACATCAAGTGTCATTCCGGCTTCGCCATTTTCTAGCAATAATTGCTCCGCAACCTGAAATATTAATACTTCTCTTGCTCGGAACTGAGCCTGACGATCCATCTTCACGCAATTACTCTCTTATATAGTTTCTATAACTTAAATCGCTTTTAGCAAGTTCTCAAAATTTTGTGAGGTGATCATTGCAATTTCCTCAACCGATTTATCATATACATCGCTGAGCGCTTTGGCTACATAAGGTACATATTTTGGTTCATTTGTTTTTCCACGGTATGGAACAGGTGCCAAATAAGGGCTATCTGTTTCAATTAAAAGACGATCTAATGGCACTTGTTTAGCTACATCACGCAAGTCTTGTGCATTTTTAAATGACACAATACCTGAAAAAGAAATGTAATAACCACAATCCAGAACAGCCTTTGCTGTTTCCCAATCTTCGGTAAAACAATGCAAAATTCCATGAGTGGAGTTTTCAGCACGAATAATATCTACCGTATCATGCTTTGCTGAACGCGTATGAACGACAACCGGTTTTTTTACAATTTTCGAAGCTTGGATATGTCTTGCAAAACATGCCTTTTGCTCTTCAACAAAATCTGTACTGTGGTAGTAGTCCAGTCCAGTTTCACCCAGAGCCCATACTTTTTTCGACTGAGCCAATTCAATCAAGTATTCGGTCGTGGCACGAGCCATTGTATCGGCATCTTCACAAGGATGAACACCTACTGTATAACCAACGTCTTCATGTCTCTTTGCAATCTCTGCTAGTGCAATGTGGTCATCAAGATCAACGGATATTGCCATAAATTTAGACACACCTTCTGCTCGCGCTGCTGCAAGCGCAAGGTCCAGATCGCCGTTATAAGGCGTTAAATCTAACATCGTTAAATGGCAATGCGTATCAACAAACACTTTTCTATCCTATTTGATTACATGGTATAACTTGGACGATCTAGAGACATACTACCAGCCAAAACTCTTTCTGCCTCAGCTTTATAGTAAATTCCCTTATCTCCACTTAATTGAATAGCAAAACCTTGAGGTTTAAATCCACTCTGCTTGTGCGATATCCAAATCACCTTACCCGTAAGAGGAATTTTTTGAGACTGCTCAGGCAAAGTAGCTAAAATGAAAATTTCTTGTCCCATTTTTACTTTTTGTTTTGATGGTACAAATAGGCCTCCACCTTGCACATATCCCATATAGCTTGCTTGTAAAGTAGCTCTATCAGGAATATTTACCTGAATAATCCCCCCCATTTGCGGCTGCATAATCTTCCCCTTAAACATTCATTAACGTTATAAACAATTGATCTATAATAAGTTGACTTTGTACATTTTGCTCAACAAGCTTTTTTGCTTGTTGTAGTTCACTATAAATATTGAATAAGCTTTCCAAATCGTAATATGGAATTAATTGATCAAAATCTAAATCTGTATTTTTCTGCGGTTGATTTAGCTTGACACAAATTAAATCTCCCAACAAGTACTCAAAAAGTACGATAAAATCGCTAAAACTTAATTCTTTTTGCCATTTTCCTGAGAAAAATAAAGGCATATTTTTTTGAGCTACAATTTTTAGCCAGTCATTTAAGAAAATCTGTCGTTTAGTAAACCAATCACTTTTTGCAATTTCTATGGCTTGTAAAGGCATATCATTAGATAGACCAAGTAATAAATCAGGTTGGACTTCTGCAATTTCAGATAAATGCTCATTCAAATATGAAGTAGCCTGCTCATATGAAATGCGATCTAAAGCAAAGTGCTGCAATCGGCTACGAATAGTGGCTGGTAATTTAAGGTAGTGATCGGCCAATAAAATTAAAACAACGCGCTCACCTGGTTCTTCCAAGGTTTTTAATAGCGCATTTGAAGATGCCAAGTTTAGAGCTTCAGCAGGTTCAATAAGAATAACGCGCCAACCCTCTCCTGTTTGTTGCACAAAAGGCAGCAAATCTCGAATCTTTTCGATTTTTATTTTTGCATTTTGCTTTTTATTTTCTTCATCTGTTGTGATATGGACATAATTTGGATGAGTATCCGATTTTAACCATTGGCAGCTGCTACACTCACCACAAGCACCATGAGGCTGCTTATTTAGACAAAGCACCCAAGCCAAGAAATGCTTAGCAAAAGCATGTTTCCCACAGCCTTCCTTGCCATAAAATAACAGACCATGTCCAATATTGGGAAACCTTGTTGTTAAGGTGTCCCAAGTTGTTTTCTGCCAAGGATAAATCTTTGAAGTTACATTCGGATTCATTAAAAATTAACGCTTATTCAAAAGATTCGACTGGCATATTATTTAAGCGATCAAGATCAGCTTGAATATCTACACCAGGTGGTAAATTTGCTTGAGCAACAGCAATCGCAATACGATGTCCATTTTCTAAAACACGTAATTGTTCAAGACTTTCTAATTTTTCAAGCTTACCCATATCCCAATTCACATATTCTTGTAATAAGCTCACTCGATACGCATATAAACCTAAATGACGAAATGCTTGTGTATGTAAAGTCGGTTCATCATGTTTAGCTCCATCCCGATCATAAGGAATAGTTGCTCGGCTAAAATATAAGGCTTCATTTTGTTTAGACATGACTACTTTTACAATACTATCGCGCTGAAATTCATCTAAGGTATGAATAGGCTCGCACAACGTCGACATTGAACAATTTGGTTTATCAACCAAAAGTTTTGCAACTTGCTTAACAAGTTGGGCTGGCAATAAAGGTTCATCTCCCTGAACATTTACAATAATGTCATTAGCATCCCAACCTTTTATACGCGCAACTTCACTTAATCGGTCTGTTCCTGATGGATGATCAGGACTTGTAAGAACAACATCTACACCATCTGCACGACAAATCTCAGCAATACGTTCATCATCTGTTGCCACACATAGATCATCAAAACCCTCGACTTTTTTGGCTTGATCCACTACGCGTAAAATCATAGGACGGTCATGAATAAGCAACAATGGTTTACCTGGCAAACGCGAACTTGAGAAGCGTGCTGGAATGACGATGTGTTTCATTTTTTCTTCCTAAGATAATTGGATATCAAGTTGTTGCAGTTGCTGCTTTAAAACCTGATAACACTCTACAGACAGGATAGCTTTAACAGGAACAACCCAAATAGGCTGTTTAAATTCTGGATATTTTTCAAGCAATGGCAATAATTTAACCGCATCTTTTTCAGTTGTAATAAGTGGCAGTTCATCATTAAAAATTAAATCATCGATTGAGTAATCATGATGGTCGCGAAACGCATGTTCTTGAAATTGTTTCAGGCCTAAATCTTTAAGTGTTTGATAAAAACGCTGTGGAAAGCCAATACCCACTACAGCGTGATAATTACTTTGAGGATTAAAACGGTGTTCGTCCCTTGGCGAAGGATTGAGTAAATATGGCTGCCCAGTCTCAAGATGCATATTTAATTTTGTAGTTGGTTTATAAGCATGTGCAATTACTGTTCCAGTTTCTAAACGCTCAACTGGCTCTCTCAAATATCCTTCAGGTAATAGTTTTTGATTTCCTAAGCCTCGATTTTGGTCAAGTACAATCCACTCGATTTGTCGTCCCAATGCCCAATGCTGCAAACCATCATCACTAATAATTAAATCTACTGATGTTGATGCTAATAAAAGTTCTATTGCAGCCTGCCTATTAGGCCCCACTGCCATTGGTACACTTGTCGATTGAACAATTAATGCAGGCTCATCTCCAACCTGAGTTGCTTGAGCACCCGAAGTAACCAACATTGGAAAAGGACCTATACCACCATATCCACGGCTAATGACCCCAACTTTGACATTATGCTGTTGTAGATAATTCACCAGTTGTATTAATAATGGGGTTTTGCCACTTCCACCTACAGTAATATTACCAATCACCATGACAGGTACAGGTGCCTTATAAACTTTCTTTAAACCCGCAGTATAAAAAT
This genomic stretch from Acinetobacter oleivorans DR1 harbors:
- the gspI gene encoding type II secretion system minor pseudopilin GspI yields the protein MKSKGFTLLEVMVALAIFAVAAVALTKVAMQYTQSTSNAILRTKAQFVAMNEVALMEINQEWLQGTQSKQVTSQGETWQIDKSAESTVSPNVQKVDLQISLYDSDKGKVQNGITHLVFFNYPMKAK
- a CDS encoding type II secretion system protein, whose translation is MKSQSPPKSQKGFTLIEVMVVIVIMTIMTSLVVLNIGGVDQKKAMQARELFLLDAHKIGKESLDQSRVLALSTMSETDVSPFSYELYEYHDQSKLQVQDLKNRWQKYPEFTTRELPKHVSFTVQPLDGQTYSKATNTDLIGGQAPQLIWFGNGEAKTVKIQFYFEQKPIGSEIQIDHLGKINEI
- a CDS encoding TetR/AcrR family transcriptional regulator, producing the protein MDRQAQFRAREVLIFQVAEQLLLENGEAGMTLDVLAAELDLAKGTLYKHFQSKDELYMLLIIRNERMLLEMVQDTEKAFPEHLAFFMLHHLHHPERTVLFHQIEEKLSITAQGVHHLFNELYQVRKQRLRIIIRMTDHYLESIQSNMTTRDYLASIWSLTHGAAAILNSSFYQRYLGSRDTLRVAYIDQALALPKQTAEQYA
- a CDS encoding TatD family hydrolase; this encodes MFVDTHCHLTMLDLTPYNGDLDLALAAARAEGVSKFMAISVDLDDHIALAEIAKRHEDVGYTVGVHPCEDADTMARATTEYLIELAQSKKVWALGETGLDYYHSTDFVEEQKACFARHIQASKIVKKPVVVHTRSAKHDTVDIIRAENSTHGILHCFTEDWETAKAVLDCGYYISFSGIVSFKNAQDLRDVAKQVPLDRLLIETDSPYLAPVPYRGKTNEPKYVPYVAKALSDVYDKSVEEIAMITSQNFENLLKAI
- a CDS encoding PilZ domain-containing protein, which produces MQPQMGGIIQVNIPDRATLQASYMGYVQGGGLFVPSKQKVKMGQEIFILATLPEQSQKIPLTGKVIWISHKQSGFKPQGFAIQLSGDKGIYYKAEAERVLAGSMSLDRPSYTM
- the kdsB gene encoding 3-deoxy-manno-octulosonate cytidylyltransferase, with the protein product MKHIVIPARFSSSRLPGKPLLLIHDRPMILRVVDQAKKVEGFDDLCVATDDERIAEICRADGVDVVLTSPDHPSGTDRLSEVARIKGWDANDIIVNVQGDEPLLPAQLVKQVAKLLVDKPNCSMSTLCEPIHTLDEFQRDSIVKVVMSKQNEALYFSRATIPYDRDGAKHDEPTLHTQAFRHLGLYAYRVSLLQEYVNWDMGKLEKLESLEQLRVLENGHRIAIAVAQANLPPGVDIQADLDRLNNMPVESFE
- the lpxK gene encoding tetraacyldisaccharide 4'-kinase, producing MSLAQLIQNAWNKQSSWLIALRPLSCLYRAGFLLNRNFYTAGLKKVYKAPVPVMVIGNITVGGSGKTPLLIQLVNYLQQHNVKVGVISRGYGGIGPFPMLVTSGAQATQVGDEPALIVQSTSVPMAVGPNRQAAIELLLASTSVDLIISDDGLQHWALGRQIEWIVLDQNRGLGNQKLLPEGYLREPVERLETGTVIAHAYKPTTKLNMHLETGQPYLLNPSPRDEHRFNPQSNYHAVVGIGFPQRFYQTLKDLGLKQFQEHAFRDHHDYSIDDLIFNDELPLITTEKDAVKLLPLLEKYPEFKQPIWVVPVKAILSVECYQVLKQQLQQLDIQLS